A section of the Pedobacter sp. HDW13 genome encodes:
- a CDS encoding polysaccharide lyase 8 family protein encodes MIKKIKLALVLTIVGLLQVQIATAQDEFDIVRKNIVNNLKAQAKTTTEAIATLQQNQQADGSWADIQYTDDRITLWTPIRHLHQIKEYCIAINKGYNRKLDERIVAGLNYWLKAAPKSKNWWYNDIATPQALGEILMLIDEAKVSYPKTTKDALLESMKRGDPYKQTGANKLDIAMHYLYRACAAKDAVLMDAAVNQLFAPIEFSSQEGLQTDYSYFQHGKQLYLAGYGAVFLTGEYKAAAAVMNTRFALSKEKQNLLYSYLTETFLRAIRGRYSDFSIEGRSISRPNMLDKKNAVLDGYAENTAAMLALAKNIDPSGARAIDAAIARIEERQPPALGVSPYHKQFYRADYTMHQRKAYSFNIRAVSVRTRRTESGNGENIFGRFLADGSTNIQRTGSEYFNIMPLWEWDKLPGITCRDYLTDQPAVVEWGEKGNMDFVGGVSDGKYGCTVYDMDYNQVAAKKAWFLFDREIVCLGTGINSTEAENITTTLNQCWLKGKVGLAKNKWLLTDTEKLDNPAWVWHDSIGYCFLQNTRAVVSAAMQKGSWKRINKGYSDEEVNGKVFKLFIDHGVKPANASYAYCVLPNVALQEMNSIVTSNIKVLANNNQVQAVANNALQMLQVCFYQPQSLSYKQLKVTVDQPCLVLVKEMNASTPEIWLADPSQKLTELTVTVQVNNKPVTRHITLPDGESRGKSLKVSF; translated from the coding sequence ATGATAAAAAAGATAAAATTAGCTTTAGTACTAACAATCGTTGGATTGTTGCAGGTTCAGATCGCCACTGCACAAGATGAGTTTGATATCGTCAGGAAGAATATTGTAAACAACCTGAAAGCACAAGCTAAAACTACAACAGAAGCCATAGCTACTCTGCAGCAAAATCAGCAAGCCGATGGCAGCTGGGCAGATATTCAGTATACCGATGATAGAATCACCCTGTGGACACCCATCAGGCATTTGCACCAAATAAAAGAATACTGTATCGCCATTAATAAGGGCTATAACCGTAAGCTCGACGAAAGGATTGTTGCCGGCTTAAACTATTGGTTAAAAGCAGCCCCTAAGAGCAAAAACTGGTGGTATAACGATATTGCTACACCGCAGGCACTTGGCGAAATACTGATGCTGATTGATGAAGCTAAGGTTAGTTATCCAAAAACAACCAAAGATGCCCTGCTAGAATCGATGAAAAGGGGCGATCCCTATAAGCAAACCGGTGCTAATAAGCTCGATATTGCCATGCACTACCTGTACAGGGCCTGTGCGGCAAAAGATGCTGTGCTGATGGATGCCGCAGTCAATCAGTTATTTGCTCCCATTGAGTTCTCCAGTCAGGAAGGTTTGCAAACCGATTATTCCTACTTTCAGCATGGTAAACAACTGTATCTGGCGGGTTATGGTGCTGTGTTTTTAACAGGCGAGTATAAAGCGGCGGCAGCCGTAATGAATACCAGGTTTGCCTTAAGTAAAGAAAAGCAAAACCTCCTTTATAGTTATTTAACCGAAACCTTTTTACGTGCCATAAGGGGGCGCTACAGCGATTTTAGCATAGAAGGGAGAAGCATTTCGCGGCCTAACATGCTGGATAAGAAAAATGCAGTTTTAGATGGCTATGCCGAAAATACAGCTGCCATGCTTGCACTGGCAAAAAATATAGACCCATCAGGTGCCAGGGCCATTGATGCAGCTATAGCACGCATAGAAGAGCGTCAACCGCCTGCTCTTGGCGTTAGCCCTTACCACAAACAGTTTTACAGGGCCGATTATACCATGCACCAGCGTAAAGCATATAGCTTTAACATTCGGGCCGTTTCTGTTAGAACCAGGCGTACAGAGAGTGGTAATGGCGAAAATATTTTTGGCAGGTTTCTGGCTGATGGGTCGACTAATATTCAGCGTACGGGAAGCGAATATTTCAATATCATGCCCCTTTGGGAGTGGGATAAATTGCCCGGAATAACCTGTCGAGATTACTTAACAGATCAGCCTGCAGTTGTAGAATGGGGCGAAAAAGGCAATATGGATTTTGTGGGTGGGGTTAGCGATGGAAAATACGGTTGCACGGTTTATGATATGGATTATAACCAGGTTGCAGCGAAGAAAGCGTGGTTCCTTTTTGATCGCGAAATAGTTTGTTTAGGTACTGGCATTAATAGCACCGAAGCCGAAAATATTACTACCACGCTTAACCAATGCTGGCTGAAAGGAAAAGTAGGCTTAGCCAAAAACAAATGGTTATTAACCGATACGGAAAAACTGGATAATCCGGCCTGGGTTTGGCACGATAGCATTGGCTACTGTTTTTTACAGAATACCAGAGCTGTAGTAAGCGCTGCAATGCAAAAAGGTAGCTGGAAACGCATTAACAAAGGCTATAGCGATGAAGAAGTAAACGGGAAAGTGTTTAAACTATTTATCGATCATGGTGTAAAACCTGCAAATGCAAGCTATGCTTATTGTGTGTTACCCAATGTTGCCTTACAGGAAATGAACAGCATAGTTACTTCAAATATTAAAGTGCTGGCCAATAATAACCAGGTGCAGGCTGTAGCCAATAATGCTTTGCAAATGCTGCAGGTTTGCTTTTATCAGCCTCAAAGCCTTAGCTATAAACAACTGAAAGTAACGGTCGATCAACCCTGTCTGGTGCTTGTAAAAGAAATGAATGCCAGTACGCCCGAAATATGGCTTGCAGACCCCTCACAAAAACTAACTGAGCTTACGGTTACCGTTCAGGTTAACAATAAACCTGTAACCAGGCACATAACATTGCCAGATGGCGAAAGCAGGGGTAAAAGCTTGAAGGTTAGTTTTTAG
- a CDS encoding dihydrofolate reductase family protein, translating to MRKLILGLAISLDGYIEGTKGEYDWCFTDQDYGLKVFFDRIDAMFIGRKSYEVMQQHENSSDAAIPGMPVLTEYVFSKTLTSVKAGAVLIANDAVAEAQRIKSEQGKDIWLFGGASLSDAMMKAGLVDELWLSVHPILLGDGKPLFRGHSNRISLNLLESKTYETGLVSLRYKVINV from the coding sequence ATGAGAAAGTTAATATTGGGCTTAGCCATTAGCCTGGATGGTTATATTGAAGGAACAAAAGGCGAATACGATTGGTGTTTCACCGATCAGGATTATGGTCTTAAAGTGTTTTTCGACCGGATAGATGCCATGTTTATTGGTAGAAAAAGTTACGAGGTGATGCAGCAGCACGAAAACAGCAGCGATGCTGCAATCCCTGGTATGCCGGTACTCACCGAGTATGTATTTTCTAAAACATTAACCTCGGTAAAAGCAGGTGCAGTGCTCATCGCTAATGATGCGGTAGCAGAAGCACAAAGAATAAAATCGGAACAAGGTAAAGATATCTGGTTGTTTGGGGGGGCTTCGCTAAGCGACGCCATGATGAAAGCAGGGTTGGTTGATGAGTTATGGTTATCGGTACATCCAATTTTATTAGGAGATGGAAAACCGCTGTTTCGCGGGCACAGCAATCGCATAAGCCTTAACCTGCTCGAGAGCAAAACTTACGAAACCGGGCTGGTATCTTTGCGGTACAAGGTGATTAATGTTTAA
- a CDS encoding glycoside hydrolase family 36 protein yields the protein MMRNIKRFIMLCLMALVTINAVATGIPHQKAVDVFLSGLKQSKPRVILADGSQANAASVLVNRIWKGKLCALSIKNTSQQALSIREVVVFDFNHGLSGNTPIYGESFQKLGQIGGTLAKPEDWGSYSDRAHYKIPEPEGLRTAYGMLTLQPQQADRLLVATTSCNRFISRFSFDAKRLRISMDCENLLLKPGETWNLEEFMGVAGPEREKLYDQLTRAIAVHHPKLEFKPIPMGWCSWLCFGPKVTAKNVSDNTGWIANNLPELKYVQIDDGYQPWMGDWLEAGDAFGGGVSNVLKEIKDKKLEPAIWVAPFIASPQSRLFKEHPDWMVKDESGKPMRSDKVGFGGWRQGPWYALDGTHPEVQKYFTELFKTMREKWGCTYFKLDANYWGAIHGGVHYDKSATRIEAYRRGMEAIRKGAGDAFLLGCNHPIWASLGLVHGSRSSMDISHSWDSFKSIGKENLLRSWQNGRFWWNDPDCIVLTSGGSNGVMDNAGNFTGDKNAKPGIPENEFLFHAASIYATGGLLLSGDDLPTISPEHLVILKKLIPPTGVAARFENEKFEVGNTTLKGETVYSVFNWSNTPVKRTVKLPAGKYRLTNKFTGKAIGVFQGEYVINDMAGRSGLLITATRVAN from the coding sequence ATGATGAGGAATATAAAAAGGTTTATCATGCTTTGCCTGATGGCACTGGTTACAATAAATGCAGTAGCAACAGGCATACCACATCAAAAAGCTGTCGATGTTTTCTTATCAGGCTTAAAACAATCAAAACCAAGGGTAATTTTAGCCGATGGAAGCCAGGCCAATGCCGCTAGTGTTTTGGTTAACCGCATTTGGAAAGGTAAGTTGTGTGCACTTTCTATAAAAAATACTTCCCAGCAAGCACTTAGCATTCGCGAAGTAGTGGTTTTTGACTTTAACCATGGCCTTAGCGGTAACACGCCCATTTATGGCGAGAGTTTCCAAAAGCTGGGCCAAATAGGGGGTACATTGGCTAAGCCCGAAGATTGGGGCTCTTATTCAGATCGTGCCCACTATAAAATACCCGAGCCAGAGGGCTTGCGTACGGCTTACGGTATGCTTACTTTGCAACCTCAGCAAGCCGATCGGTTATTAGTGGCTACCACTTCCTGCAACCGCTTTATTTCCCGTTTCTCCTTTGATGCAAAACGCCTTCGCATATCAATGGATTGCGAAAATCTGTTGTTAAAACCCGGTGAAACCTGGAACCTCGAAGAGTTTATGGGCGTGGCAGGCCCTGAAAGGGAAAAGCTCTACGATCAGCTTACCCGGGCCATTGCCGTACATCATCCTAAACTGGAGTTTAAGCCTATCCCCATGGGCTGGTGTTCGTGGTTATGTTTCGGGCCAAAAGTTACGGCCAAAAACGTTTCCGATAATACCGGATGGATTGCGAATAATTTACCTGAGTTAAAATATGTACAAATTGATGATGGTTATCAACCCTGGATGGGCGATTGGCTGGAGGCAGGCGATGCCTTCGGTGGTGGCGTATCCAATGTTTTAAAAGAAATAAAAGATAAAAAGCTCGAGCCAGCCATTTGGGTAGCGCCTTTTATCGCCAGTCCGCAATCCCGGTTGTTTAAAGAACATCCCGATTGGATGGTAAAAGACGAATCGGGTAAACCCATGCGCTCAGATAAAGTAGGATTTGGAGGCTGGCGTCAGGGTCCATGGTATGCGCTTGATGGTACGCATCCCGAAGTGCAGAAATATTTTACAGAATTGTTTAAAACCATGCGCGAAAAATGGGGCTGTACCTATTTTAAATTAGATGCCAACTACTGGGGAGCTATTCATGGTGGCGTGCATTACGATAAATCTGCTACCCGTATCGAAGCCTATCGCCGAGGTATGGAAGCCATCCGTAAAGGAGCAGGCGATGCTTTCCTGTTGGGTTGTAATCACCCGATTTGGGCCTCATTGGGCTTAGTTCACGGTTCGCGCAGCTCTATGGACATTTCGCACAGTTGGGACTCTTTTAAAAGCATAGGCAAAGAAAATCTGTTAAGAAGCTGGCAAAATGGCCGCTTCTGGTGGAATGATCCGGATTGTATTGTGCTTACAAGTGGTGGTTCTAATGGGGTAATGGATAATGCCGGTAATTTTACAGGTGATAAAAATGCCAAACCAGGCATTCCTGAAAACGAATTCCTTTTTCACGCAGCAAGCATATATGCCACCGGAGGGTTGTTGCTAAGCGGCGATGATCTGCCAACCATTAGTCCAGAGCATTTGGTAATTTTAAAGAAACTGATTCCACCAACAGGTGTGGCAGCAAGGTTCGAAAATGAAAAGTTCGAAGTAGGAAACACAACATTAAAAGGCGAAACGGTTTATTCGGTATTTAACTGGAGCAATACTCCTGTGAAACGTACCGTAAAACTACCAGCCGGAAAATACAGGCTTACCAATAAATTTACCGGCAAAGCTATTGGCGTGTTTCAAGGTGAGTATGTAATAAATGATATGGCAGGACGTAGCGGTTTGTTAATAACTGCAACAAGGGTTGCCAATTAA
- a CDS encoding glycoside hydrolase family 2 TIM barrel-domain containing protein: protein MKKVTLSLLCALVGFSAFSQQTIIKYLSGTDKDHTVNWDFYCTEGRKSGVWTKIAVPSNWEQQGFGAYNYGHDKIKNKEQGQYKHEFFADGVTGKKVFIVFEGSMTDTKVMVNGMQAGPVHQGSFYSFKYDITDLVKPNAKNLLEVTVDKQSANPSVNKAERSGDFWIFGGIYRPVYLEIVPQTFIERLAVNAKADGAFQLDVYAQNLKQGEQIEAQAEKLSGEKLGRPFTAKANAAGDGYVLQANFNKPLLWSAEFPNRYQVVVSIKNERGIVHQIKQKFGFRTVELRAKDGLYVNGARVLMKGSNRHSFWPETGRTLSHGVHVLDVQLMKDMNMNAVRMSHYPPDRDFLEVCDSLGLYVIDELTGWQANYDTEIGKKLVKELVVHDVNHPSILFWANGNEGGFNRELDDQYALYDPQNRTVIHPWEKFNGTDTKHYPDYKGMESRTATGEEVFFPTEFMHALYDGGAGAALDDFWTQMLKHPHGGGGFIWAFLDESIIRTDKNNTYDGDGNHAPDGIVGPHREKEGSYYTIKEIWSPAYINLQALKADFDGKIPVENRYAFTNLNQCTFKWKLVKFPSATAKTTAALVSATGILKPLNLKPAEKGVLSLPLPATWAKNDALYLSAYGPDKKELFTWSWTISAPAAFASKISSTTAKSNIKLTQTDATLSINCDGVSYDFDKTTGYIQKVVKPTGTISLSGGPVLAGVNTQLKQFTHQAVKGQYIVEADYTGDAALHVKWTFTSGQPVKLEYEYSQQGDASFMGITFNYPEEKVTGMKWLGRGPYRVWKNRLKGQQFGVWHKDYNNTITGESWKYPEFKGYHAEVNWVTIENREAPFTVYTANKNIYLQMFKPAREAAALANNNVEPAFPDGSIGFLNAISPIGTKFQSAKVMGPQSELNHANGEKISGKLWFDFR, encoded by the coding sequence ATGAAAAAAGTAACGCTGTCCTTATTATGTGCCCTCGTGGGTTTCAGTGCATTTTCTCAACAAACCATTATCAAATACCTTTCCGGAACGGATAAAGACCATACCGTAAACTGGGATTTTTATTGCACTGAAGGTAGAAAAAGCGGTGTATGGACCAAAATTGCAGTCCCCTCTAACTGGGAACAGCAAGGCTTTGGAGCCTATAATTATGGACACGATAAAATCAAAAATAAAGAGCAGGGTCAATACAAACATGAGTTTTTTGCTGATGGTGTAACAGGGAAAAAGGTATTCATTGTTTTTGAAGGTTCGATGACCGATACCAAGGTAATGGTTAATGGCATGCAGGCTGGCCCGGTACATCAGGGTAGTTTTTATAGCTTTAAGTACGATATAACCGATTTGGTAAAACCCAATGCCAAAAACCTGCTCGAAGTAACTGTCGATAAACAATCAGCCAACCCATCTGTAAATAAGGCGGAGCGCAGTGGCGATTTTTGGATCTTCGGTGGAATTTACCGCCCGGTTTATCTTGAAATTGTGCCGCAGACCTTTATCGAAAGGCTGGCCGTAAATGCAAAAGCCGATGGAGCATTTCAGCTGGATGTATATGCGCAAAACTTAAAACAAGGCGAACAAATTGAAGCCCAGGCAGAAAAGCTTAGTGGCGAAAAACTGGGTAGACCTTTTACGGCTAAGGCAAACGCAGCGGGTGATGGTTACGTATTGCAGGCTAATTTTAACAAACCTTTGTTGTGGAGTGCCGAATTTCCGAACCGGTACCAGGTAGTGGTTAGCATAAAGAATGAAAGGGGTATTGTTCACCAGATCAAACAAAAATTTGGTTTTCGTACGGTAGAGCTGCGTGCAAAAGATGGCTTGTACGTTAATGGAGCCCGCGTTTTGATGAAAGGCAGCAACCGCCACAGTTTTTGGCCAGAAACCGGTCGTACACTCAGCCATGGGGTTCATGTATTGGATGTACAGTTGATGAAGGATATGAACATGAATGCTGTGCGCATGTCGCACTACCCACCTGACCGGGACTTCCTGGAGGTTTGCGATTCACTTGGTTTATACGTGATAGACGAGCTTACCGGCTGGCAGGCCAATTACGATACGGAAATAGGTAAAAAACTGGTTAAAGAGCTGGTTGTGCATGATGTAAACCATCCTTCTATTTTATTTTGGGCCAATGGCAACGAAGGCGGCTTTAACCGCGAACTCGATGATCAATATGCATTGTACGATCCGCAAAACCGAACCGTTATCCACCCCTGGGAGAAATTTAATGGTACCGACACCAAGCATTACCCCGATTATAAGGGGATGGAAAGCAGAACCGCTACCGGCGAAGAAGTCTTTTTTCCTACCGAGTTTATGCATGCTTTGTACGATGGCGGGGCAGGAGCAGCACTCGATGATTTCTGGACACAAATGTTAAAACACCCACATGGTGGCGGTGGTTTTATATGGGCCTTTTTAGATGAATCGATCATTCGTACAGATAAAAATAATACGTATGATGGAGATGGTAATCATGCACCCGATGGTATTGTAGGGCCGCACCGCGAAAAAGAAGGCAGCTATTACACCATTAAAGAAATCTGGTCTCCGGCGTACATCAATCTACAAGCCCTTAAAGCAGATTTTGATGGTAAAATACCTGTCGAAAACCGCTATGCTTTCACTAACCTTAATCAATGTACATTTAAATGGAAGCTGGTTAAATTCCCTTCAGCAACTGCTAAAACTACAGCAGCCCTGGTAAGTGCAACAGGCATATTAAAGCCCCTAAACCTTAAACCAGCCGAAAAGGGCGTGTTAAGTTTACCATTACCCGCAACCTGGGCCAAAAACGATGCCTTATATCTTAGCGCATATGGTCCAGATAAAAAAGAGCTCTTTACCTGGAGCTGGACCATTTCCGCTCCGGCAGCTTTTGCATCTAAAATTAGCAGCACTACGGCCAAATCGAATATCAAATTAACGCAAACCGATGCCACATTGAGTATTAACTGCGACGGGGTCAGTTACGATTTTGATAAAACAACCGGCTATATCCAAAAAGTCGTAAAACCAACAGGCACTATTTCTTTGTCAGGCGGGCCGGTTTTGGCCGGAGTAAATACCCAACTCAAGCAGTTTACGCATCAGGCGGTTAAAGGCCAGTATATTGTTGAAGCCGATTATACAGGCGACGCTGCTTTACATGTAAAATGGACTTTTACTTCTGGGCAGCCTGTTAAACTGGAATATGAGTATAGCCAGCAAGGCGATGCAAGCTTTATGGGCATTACTTTCAATTACCCCGAAGAAAAAGTTACGGGAATGAAATGGTTGGGACGAGGGCCTTATCGCGTTTGGAAAAACAGGTTAAAAGGCCAGCAATTTGGTGTTTGGCATAAAGATTACAACAATACCATAACCGGTGAAAGCTGGAAATACCCCGAATTTAAAGGCTATCATGCCGAAGTAAACTGGGTAACAATCGAAAATCGCGAAGCTCCTTTTACAGTTTATACAGCAAATAAAAATATATACCTGCAAATGTTTAAGCCAGCACGCGAAGCCGCTGCACTGGCTAACAATAATGTCGAACCTGCTTTTCCTGATGGGAGCATTGGTTTTTTAAATGCCATTAGTCCAATCGGAACCAAGTTCCAATCGGCAAAAGTTATGGGGCCGCAAAGCGAACTGAACCATGCCAATGGCGAAAAGATCAGCGGTAAGCTATGGTTCGATTTCAGGTAA
- a CDS encoding alpha-L-fucosidase codes for MNKYQIVVSKAKQIGLLLGFILCCSTASAQLLEPATKPNEAQREMIKRGYGMFMHFGLNTFANLEWSDGTIPVDTYHPTNLDPDQWVKTAKEAGFRYVVLVTKHHDGFCLWDSKYTTYDVASSPVKTDVVKAVADACKKYGIKLGLYYSLWDRHEPTYKDKDPKVYVNYMLNQLTELFTNYGSICELWLDGGWDRQPGDWGVDQLYALVKKYSPQCAISINHTIVNEEGKRKFTVPSNMTVDNKYYFQYFPSDFRLWDPRLVGKFDKKQYLHQGKSYYLPFEHTLCLSSRWNWFQKTEDLPVRELDELEELFYWCTDNDNTLVINVPPDNTGRIKEYEALAVIELGKRLGLSANKPLPKNGEFISLKSPVTASSVFADKENKYEAAAVTDGSLDSRWAAADTLAELTIELNPAKPFNKISVFEYQDTKQLPDNFSQLRLPRIQEYEVAILKDEKWQTIYLGTTPMGDCKVIRLPRNYQSNKLRFKVKKASAPPSIYEISVINTGKG; via the coding sequence ATGAATAAGTATCAAATAGTGGTTTCGAAAGCAAAACAAATTGGTTTATTGTTGGGCTTCATTTTGTGCTGCAGTACTGCAAGTGCACAGCTACTGGAACCGGCTACAAAGCCAAATGAAGCACAAAGGGAAATGATTAAACGTGGTTATGGCATGTTTATGCATTTTGGCCTTAACACTTTTGCTAACCTGGAATGGTCTGACGGAACAATACCTGTTGATACCTATCATCCAACCAATCTCGATCCTGACCAGTGGGTAAAAACCGCTAAAGAAGCTGGTTTCCGTTATGTAGTGCTGGTTACCAAACATCACGATGGTTTTTGCCTTTGGGACAGTAAATACACCACTTACGATGTAGCATCTTCGCCCGTTAAAACCGATGTAGTAAAAGCCGTTGCCGATGCCTGTAAGAAATACGGTATCAAACTTGGTTTGTACTATTCGTTGTGGGACAGGCACGAACCTACTTATAAAGACAAAGACCCTAAAGTATATGTTAATTATATGCTCAATCAGCTTACCGAGCTGTTTACTAATTATGGCTCTATTTGCGAGCTTTGGCTGGATGGTGGCTGGGACAGGCAGCCCGGCGATTGGGGCGTAGACCAGTTGTATGCATTGGTTAAAAAATACAGTCCGCAGTGTGCAATCAGCATCAACCATACCATTGTGAACGAAGAAGGAAAACGCAAGTTCACCGTGCCGAGTAACATGACGGTAGATAATAAGTACTATTTTCAATACTTTCCGAGCGATTTTCGCCTGTGGGACCCACGTTTAGTAGGTAAATTTGATAAAAAACAGTATTTGCACCAGGGCAAATCTTATTATCTGCCTTTCGAGCATACCCTATGTTTAAGTTCGCGTTGGAACTGGTTTCAGAAAACAGAGGATTTACCGGTAAGGGAACTGGATGAACTGGAAGAGCTATTTTACTGGTGTACCGATAATGATAATACGCTGGTGATTAATGTACCTCCCGATAATACCGGAAGGATAAAGGAATATGAAGCGCTTGCTGTAATTGAACTGGGGAAAAGGCTGGGATTATCAGCCAATAAACCTCTGCCTAAAAACGGCGAGTTTATTTCGTTAAAAAGCCCGGTTACAGCCAGCAGTGTATTTGCAGATAAGGAGAACAAATACGAAGCAGCTGCGGTAACCGATGGCAGTTTGGATAGCCGTTGGGCTGCGGCCGATACGCTGGCCGAACTAACTATTGAGCTTAATCCGGCAAAACCGTTTAATAAGATTAGTGTATTCGAATACCAGGATACCAAACAATTACCAGATAATTTTTCGCAATTGCGCTTACCCCGGATTCAGGAATACGAAGTAGCGATTTTAAAAGATGAAAAATGGCAAACCATTTATTTAGGTACAACACCAATGGGCGATTGTAAGGTAATCAGGCTGCCCCGTAATTATCAGAGCAATAAGCTAAGGTTTAAGGTTAAAAAAGCTTCCGCACCACCTTCTATTTATGAAATTTCCGTTATAAACACTGGAAAAGGGTAA
- a CDS encoding helix-turn-helix domain-containing protein: MQIESYDILPALKPYVSQICTMDCDGGLDRDDIRVLPDTRVEIFINYTSSPVAIIDNELYKGSIVNFRMNKPVDVQMRKGEGCMAVCFQPGMAYRFFKIPLHLLSNSTTPLAELWEKKAAMLEALMADGGTHNRRVALLQQYLLQELRKAEDNLAIEYCLQQIQLSKGLISLAALTSHIGFSQRHLSRQFQQYVGLSPRDYLRVSRFIYSLERLKSNPTRSLTRVAYQSGYYDQAHFIRDYKQYTGFTPGEVLRSKNIL; encoded by the coding sequence ATGCAAATTGAAAGTTACGATATACTACCGGCACTGAAACCCTATGTTAGCCAGATTTGTACCATGGATTGCGATGGGGGATTGGATAGGGATGATATCCGCGTATTACCCGATACCCGTGTAGAGATTTTTATCAATTATACGTCGTCCCCGGTTGCCATAATCGATAATGAACTGTATAAAGGTAGTATCGTTAATTTTAGGATGAACAAGCCGGTTGATGTGCAAATGAGGAAAGGAGAAGGTTGTATGGCTGTTTGTTTTCAACCAGGTATGGCTTATCGATTCTTCAAAATTCCACTCCATTTATTATCGAATAGTACTACACCATTGGCCGAGCTTTGGGAAAAGAAGGCTGCCATGCTGGAAGCATTAATGGCCGATGGCGGCACCCATAACCGCAGGGTGGCTTTATTGCAGCAGTATTTGTTGCAAGAGTTGCGCAAAGCTGAAGATAATCTGGCGATCGAATATTGCCTTCAACAGATTCAATTATCCAAAGGCTTAATCTCTTTAGCTGCCCTTACCAGTCATATTGGTTTTAGCCAGCGCCATCTATCCAGGCAGTTTCAGCAATATGTAGGTTTATCGCCGCGCGATTACCTGAGGGTTTCCAGATTTATTTATTCACTCGAGCGCCTAAAGAGTAATCCTACGCGTTCTCTTACTCGTGTGGCTTACCAGAGTGGTTATTACGATCAGGCTCACTTTATTCGTGATTATAAGCAATACACTGGTTTTACACCTGGTGAAGTATTGCGAAGCAAAAATATTTTATAA